A window of Seriola aureovittata isolate HTS-2021-v1 ecotype China chromosome 17, ASM2101889v1, whole genome shotgun sequence genomic DNA:
caacagtgtttattttattttagcttttagtTTATCGTAGGTCTTACATCCTTAAAAACACTATAATCGCGTAAACAATGCAACATCCTGCCAACAACATGCAGTTTGTTAGCGTTGCTATGGACGTATAGGCCTACTGccagacaaacagcaacatgatTCAACAAGTTTTACCCACTCTCTGTTCAGATGCATATTTCTGCATATTGTTGCACAGTGTTTGCACAAGTAGTTTTTTGTGCAGCCTTTGAGTAAGTTGTCAGAAAGCAGTGAAACtgttagttgattaatcaattatttgaaCAAgaaactattttctgacattttacaggcCAAAAGATGAATTCATTATTTGAGAAAGTGCTGGCAGATGAATCAGTGATGAGAAACTCCTGTTTAAATATATGTTCAAAGGTGCACTCCTTTTCTCTGCGGCTCTTAAAGGAGCTTTCTaaacttaaaaagaaattaacCTTGACATTCACGAGAACGTGCATTTCTATCCTCCTCTTTTCAATATGCaaagaaaagtccaaaaatatCGCAGAAAACTCTTTATGCTTGGCTAAgggtgtaaatgtttgtgtataagaaaaaaactaaatgcgACAAATTGTAATGGAAACAGACTAAGTGGATAATTTGTGGCAGACATGAGGCGTGTGACTTGTTTGTCTGTCACTCAAGCCTCCACTGGAGGagtgagaaacagcagcagacgaaaatgtcaaatatgtgTGAACTGATTTTCTGCCCAATAAGGTTTGGCTGGTGCTCTTTTAATCACATCATCTCGTTGGATCATTTTCTTCTGCAGAGGTTTAATGGAACTAACAGTAGTGGACGGAAACGCTCATCAATTCAGATTTTCTTTGCAGATTCTCTGAAAAATTTGCTTAAAATTTGACGGCGGTTATTTCAGATTAGACTGTCCCTTGTAAGtcaatgctaaatgctaaatggtTGGAATAAGCCTTTGATGGTTTATAATGTGGTCATGTACATCCTCGCTCCACTCAATTTTCACAATGGTTGAAGTGGTTTTtaccccagacacacacacacacacacacacacacacaggacacagatctcaaaatgtaatggaaatttttgttttgtacaagtCTGTTCATTAGGGCAATTTGTGGTGACTTATTTGTGATTCCCTGAGTTGGACCAACCAAACACACCATTAATTAATGATGACATCACGCAGAGCAGCTTCATTTGGTCTAAACCAGAGTGGAAAATCTGACTTTAGTATTTGGCTTGTTTAGACTGAAAGCAGTAAATTGGAAGGCTGTACACTGACTTCTTCAGACTTCaggcttttgttttgtattaaaaagTGTTGAATTAGAGGAAGTACAGTTTGTATCATGGTGACAATCTTAAGTCTGAATCTTCACACCTCAGCTGTGAATTTTCACACAAATCCCacagtctggctctgtccacatCTGATTAAATAATCGTCTGAGTAGATCCTTGTTTTATTAGGGACCATGAAGACTGTTTagcccagacagacagagccagactagctgtttccccctgtgtCCAGTTTCTGTgtcatgctaagctaactgaacAGACATGTGAGTAGTATCCCTTAAGAAGGGAATAAgaatattttgtcaaactattcccttcatgttttttttggtttgctAAGCTTGCTGTCTTGAGTTTTGTAAGCTAGTCACAAAACATCTCGCATTACTTCAAATCATCAAAAGCTAGCAACGAAAGCAATGAAGCAAGCTAGGTAGCTAGCACTGAAAGAGTTTTTTACATAGACATATATACGTCTGTGTCTTGTTAGAGATGATGTTCAGCTAATTAGAGCACAACAtgctttgtttatgttttcatgatgattttattatcTAATAGTCATGATTAAATAAACTTTTTCTTGAGAGCTGTAGCTTTCTAAGTAGGATTTTTGTGACTCTGTGCTCACATTCTCATATCaacctctctttttctctgtgtttggtcgtgtttgttttcatcaggtTTTCTTGAGATTGTGGCTTCGAATGTTGCTTCATATTGAATGCTGCGGCGATTAAAATGCAGAACTAGAATTCAAACCTGATTAAAACATCAGTCGTTACCACGGCGCGGAcctgacagctgcagcacagtAAATTAGATTGTGATCATGAGAAAACAGTTTGATATATGGGGACCACGGGAGTGTTCTCTATCCACGCACTGACTTTGTCACAAAGTAAATTTGGCATTCAGAGCAGCAACACGAAGCCGCACATGTCATGTGAGGTCACAGTGCGTCATCGTTTTAATTGGATTATTTTGACGGCTCCTGGAGCGCCATGTGGGTGTtatgaaaaacacaatgaagcAGTTGTGATGCTATTTGATGTCATGTTTGGCAATAGTGTTGCTCATTCTCTGCTTATacaatattatttttctatcaAAGGTTAAAATTCAATAcaattttctcctctgtttgctGTTGTACTGCAGGtttattatagattatagacgaatctgacaattattttctggattaatcAATATATAGTCATCAACATTAATGGCGAAAAATCACAATTTCCGAAAAATCCAATATGTAAACAACCCAAAGGTATTCATgtaaccagcaaatattcacatttgggAAGCTGCAGTCAGAAGTTTTGGCATTTATGACCgaaatctttcttcttttttttttattaatttttttgggctttttgtgcctttattgatagtgcagtagagagacaggaaatggggaggcagagagggggggaatgacatgccgatgcgggactcgaaccggggccgtctgcagcgaggactgtggcctctacacatgtGGCGGATGCTCAGCCAACTGAGCTGCTCGACGCCCCTGACTGAAATCTTTCTTAAATATGACAACCTCTTGTGGTTTGAGGCGCTGACTGTGAACCGCAACATCCCCTGTTCGAATCCAGCTGTGGACCTGTATTAACACATCggccccctccctctctctcttctgtcattCTTTGTCCAGTGTTGAgtctctaaataaaaaaaaaaaggcacaaatgCCCCAAAAATTACTTAGATtttgacaattaaaaaataatttatctaCTCACATGGAGCATCACAATCACTGCGGTCTGACCAACGATAAATGCAGTTTTGAATGCGGATTATGTTCTTTTTGACTAGATCCTACATAATGAATCCATTAGTCGACCGATGGAAAATTAATCATCAGCAAATTGacaattgattaattatttttttggtttaatcaaacaaaaatcattcgctggttccagcttcttagatgtgagaatttgctgcttttctctgtagCCTGGTCACAGTCCTTCCCTTGAGTACAGCAGGAGAGAATCATTTGGACCAATCAGAAGAGTGAAGTACATGGTGTTATATATTATGTGCACTTTGACACTTTACACAGAGCAGGAGCCTCAGTCTGTGGAGAAAACATCACTGGTTTGAACAAGttagttacaataataatttcAAGCTCTGGCTTGTGTCaccgtgacctctgacctcaaaCAGCCgacctcttttctcttctcttctcttctcttctcttcttttcttctcttctcaatCAATTATTTATCAATTAGTTGTTTAGTGCTTTGGGTTATGGGCGTCTATTATTATTGATTAGATATCATAGAAAATGATTAATCACAAATGTAATCGatcgatctctctctctctctgtgattcAGGAGGTGAATGTCAAACAGCTCCAGGATGCTGCCGTCCTCATCCCTGCTGACCTGCTGTTCATCAGGGGGGATCTGATTTACCAAACATGATGAAGACTGAGCCCCCGTCGGCCACGGGGAGCAACGGGGCGTCGGGTGGGAGCAGCGGGGGAAGCGGGAGCTCGAACCTGCGGAGTCCCTCACCCCACCGCAATGCCTACGAGGCGGGGCTGGCGGCGCTGAAGAAGGCCACCGACCACCTCAACAATGCCGCGAACGGAGGCTCTGAGCCCGCCTCAAAGCCCGCCCCGCTGCCCCGCCCGACCGGGAGGGGCAGGAGATATGGATCAAACGTTCACCGCATCAAGAACATGTTCATGCAGATGCAGTCTCCTGGTGATGAGGAAGACGGAGCCAAAATGATTGGTAAGGTGTCTCAGTGGTTAGATCTCTGTGAAAGCTTTTAACATCAACAGTGTCAGGGGAACTACaactggaagaaaataaaatattagtcACATTACCTGTGGTTACTTCAGgctccacttcctgtccatTACAACATAATTGAGCCATATGACACAGGAATGAAATAAAACGGAAAGCTTACTTTTGTGACTTAAGTCTTTTCTTTGAATTGGTGCTGTCCTTTGTTTTGGAGAATATTTAGAAAGTATTTGTTCTGAATATTTTAGCATGAAAAGGTGAAAGAAAAGTCACAACTGTTTACTAACATACAGAATGAAAAACCATCTACACTGATGCAATACAGTAAGGGGATTAACTCAAGTTACACTAAGctgcactttcactttcacttacAGGCCTGTTCTGGTTTATTACAGATGGTTCTTTTTTAACCTTTGGCCATTATCTCAATCAGTTATAGAACTTAACTTAGTAACTGCTGAAATTTGATGTGCACAAGACCACATTACTTCTCTAAAGTCCaagtgtttgtttcatttccctGTCGGACATTTCTTACTGTGGTCAACTTGGTTTGAACTTAGTCAGAAACAACCGTCAAAGTCATGCACCTAAGTCGTGTGAACATGGAAGGTTTTCAATGAACTTTCCTGTTATTGGCAGGTAAAGAGCAGGCGGTTAAACTGTCTCTGCCGAGAGCATCCAGCCTCAACGAGAACGTCGACCACAGCGCCCTGCTCAAACTCGGGGGCACGGTCTCAGAGAGGGTCAACCGGTTTGACTCTAAGGCAGGTGGGGAGGGCGGATGCTCCGCCATGGGTCTCTCCAAACTGCAGGAGACCAGGAGGATCTTTGAGCAGCGGACTCTACAGGTCAGAAGGCTCTTTGTTTTACTCACTTGTGTGTCGTGtaaatactttttatttcatcaggtCATCCAGAAatcaatgactgactgactgaccgtcTCCTCCAGGAGAAGCAAGCGGCCACTAACCGGATCCTCCTGAAGAAGGAGCGGGCGTCAGGCTTCCAGGGCAGCCGTCTAGACGTTGTGGCTCGCTTTAATGGCTCCACTGAGGCTCTGGACCGGCTGGACGACCCGCCTGCTCCTATTCCCGCTCCCACTCCCCCTactcttcctgctgctgcggCTTCAGTCGGGCCCGGTGAGGCCGTCAGCCCCACTGTGAGCCAGCTCAGTGCCGTGTTTGAGAAGGGCGAACTGCAAAACAATCTCTACCTCCCCCAGCGTCGGTCAGCCCCTGCCCTAGCACCAAAGCCCAAACCTCCAGCCAGAGGGGAGGCTGTCAGCAGGAAGGTGTGGGGGGTGTacttaactttaaaaaatgcagGAAATCAAGAAAGAaagctgatgaaataaaatgtattaaccAAAAGCTATGAAATGATCGATgatccttgtctctctctctctctctctctctcaggcgaAGGTGTTGCCGCCAGGTAAGGACCCCGAGGTGGAGACAGCAGGAGGTGTGAGCACACAAGGAGCAGAGCTACCAGAGATGACAGGCTCTCTGCAGAGGAGCGTAGAGGGAGTGGTGGCCAGCGAGGAGAAGGAAGCGTTCGGACAGTCAGGAGACCAGCTGTCCAACTCCTCCTACTCCTCGTCATCCTCAGTGGCcgtcacttcctcctcttcctcttcagagGCCAAGCCGGAGTCGGAAGCCCAGCCAACAGCGACTGAGGCCAGGGGCTCGAGTACAGTGGCCGCCCCTGAACGTGAGCCGCAAGCTGGCGAGCAGGACGACTCCACCGGGGGGTCTGAGGCCGGGTCCAGGCTGGTGCAGGCGGAGGTTCACGCCTCGTTGGAAAACGGAGAAAAAGAACCTCCAGGTTCCTCTCCCTCGGAGGAGgacaaaggagaggaagaggaggacgagaatgatgatgatggctcGAGGAAGGAGGATTACTCGGAGGGGGATCTGGTGGATATCAGTGCGTACAGCGGGCTTGGGGAGGAGGACTCTGGAGGGAGCCAACTGGACgacgaggaggatgaggaagatgaggaggcgTATCAGCCGGAGACCAGCTGCTCTGAGATTGCCGGCCTccctgaggaagaggagccacCGCCGTCCAATAGGAAGATTCAATTTAGCACTGAGCCAATCAAGGTGAGTTTTTGTAGGATGTCATTACTCTTCTCaacacactgtgaaaaacatGATTGGATTTGTAGCTTTGACAGTTCCCAGTTGATGTCAGGTCTGTGGGGAGCCAGTACTGAGCGCCTCCTTCTTTAGGGAACTCCTCTGTGACCTCAATATTCAGCTGTGGTCATTTCCACTCCAGTGCTACTTCATTAATAACATAACTGGATAGAAATCCTCTGGGGAGCAAGAAAGCTCCTTAAAATTTACAGCAGTCTGCCTgattagatttttatatttcctCTGTACACGTGGAAGTTAAAAGGCCAAGGAATCACCAGGAGAATTAGGATACATCCTCTGGGGACAGTGAATATCCCGAGCACACGGGGGGAGATGGGGAAATTTTGATCTGTTCATTCTCACTGCTGTCATCAATcctaacaaaaacaaagcacgGCTAAAGGAAAAGGCGATATACATTAATTTCGTAGCCAAGGAATGCTGATGTTGCCCCTGTGTGTGCTGGATGCTTAAACAGTTCGCTAACATGTTGGACAGCTTTTATATGtcaaatcaattaatgcagctttaatggaGTCAGACTGTTGTATAGGACACTGGTGAAGTCCTGTATGTGTTCTGCTATCAACTATACCATAGGAACTAAAATAGAAAAAGTGTACAGATTAAGGAAATGACTGAAAAGACTCActgacttcctccttctttAACttaacacacacgcacccacagGCACACACTCGTACGAGTTGCTGGGGGGCAGGGGGTTTCGCTCTTTGATTTCGCCACAGTATATCCTGCTGACTCggctttgagtgtgtgtgtttgaacataCTGTAGATCTTGATTTAACAGAAGCTCTTCTCTATACGGGATTGCTCGATTCCCCTAAGagctcccccccctccccgccGCACCCCCAACCCCACCTCCTTCCCTCTCACTGCGGCAGTCAGCTGGTTCAGCCGGGCAATGACAGAGTTGTCACATCAACAACGCACTTCCTGAGAGAGACTGTTGAATATAACGTGATAATATACCACGTAGAAGAACAGAAAATGGAAGGATATAATATTGTGAGAAATGACACATCACACACGTACTGGACACTGACGGTCAGGATCACACTCCTCCGCCGTGTCCACTTGTGCAGGTGGTCGAAGGAggaatgtgttttatttcagggCAGGCGTCAGGTCAAAAAGAaattctttccattttcttgGACCTTGAAACATTTGACCACAGTCGTCTTTAGCCACACAGTGCAGCTAAAAGTGGAGTTGTGGTCTGAGGCAGTGCTGTTTGCGACTAAGGTAACTGCCGCTGTTAGCTGCCCAGCCAGTCATGTCAAACCGGCATGTGCTACAGATGTGTAGCCAGATGTTCTCAGAAttaagcaaacaaacacacacatatagtgtCACAATTGTCcaaatgtgatgttttataatcagtgagtgaaaagaaaaaaatacaaagatgtaTTTATTGAAGATAAAGAATTGGTTGCTGGACATTTACAGTAAGTTAAAGTGATTCGGCTGTTTGCAGGCTGCTTGCTTTGAAACTTTGCAAAGGCTCACATCCTGCAGCTGCCTCCCTCAGCTCTACATCAACCGTACCTAGCCACAGACAACAGCGAGCCTGCAGTCACATCCAGGATGAAGTCGCTAATAAAACCGTTTTCATAGTTTAAGCAAGAAATTGATGGCTGGGTTTTTACCTTGTGCAAACAGGATCAGGATGTGTGTGCAGTATGTGGCAATCAtacttcatcattttttttgttggaataaaaacagactgcAGTTACTGTTTCTGTGCGCATCGCTGCAAATTCATATTTGAATGGAGTACATTGTAATTGTATCCATGAAGGATTCAACATGGCatcacacagagagaatgaaTCGCTGTGGCAGTGTGACTGCTCTTCCTTGTTGGATTTGAACCAATAACTTGTCCTGCGTGTTCAGAGAGGTGTTCTGCTGCAGGCAACAGAAAAGACAATCAGCAGACTCACTGTCCGGGCATGTTGGGTGTTATTACTCAATTTCAAAACTAGTTGGTGATTATTGTTCTGACATCATGAGTAACCTCGTCAAGCAAATGTTAGTCAGGAGAGCTCAGACCTCCTCCAGCGCTGAAGTCTCCGGCCTGACTCAACAGAAACGTCATGTTATAAACTTTCCTTAACGCCGTGACATtacagcaagtttttttttgttatttgacgGTTCTGGATGACG
This region includes:
- the LOC130184742 gene encoding neurabin-2-like isoform X1, translated to MMKTEPPSATGSNGASGGSSGGSGSSNLRSPSPHRNAYEAGLAALKKATDHLNNAANGGSEPASKPAPLPRPTGRGRRYGSNVHRIKNMFMQMQSPGDEEDGAKMIGKEQAVKLSLPRASSLNENVDHSALLKLGGTVSERVNRFDSKAGGEGGCSAMGLSKLQETRRIFEQRTLQEKQAATNRILLKKERASGFQGSRLDVVARFNGSTEALDRLDDPPAPIPAPTPPTLPAAAASVGPGEAVSPTVSQLSAVFEKGELQNNLYLPQRRSAPALAPKPKPPARGEAVSRKAKVLPPGKDPEVETAGGVSTQGAELPEMTGSLQRSVEGVVASEEKEAFGQSGDQLSNSSYSSSSSVAVTSSSSSSEAKPESEAQPTATEARGSSTVAAPEREPQAGEQDDSTGGSEAGSRLVQAEVHASLENGEKEPPGSSPSEEDKGEEEEDENDDDGSRKEDYSEGDLVDISAYSGLGEEDSGGSQLDDEEDEEDEEAYQPETSCSEIAGLPEEEEPPPSNRKIQFSTEPIKVFTTYSNEDYDRRNDDVDPMAASAEYELEKRVEKLDLFPVELEKDSDGLGISIIGMGAGADMGLEKLGIFVKTVTEGGAAQRDGRIQVNDLIVEVDGTSLVGVTQSFAASVLRNTTGTVRFVIGREKPGEQSEVAQLIQQTLEQERWQREMMEQRYKQYMDDDEETGEYATDEEEEMSPVFPNSIEVFDLAENQEMLSPVELDPEKLAHKFKELQIKHAVTQAEIQLLKRKLAHAEQDKLRWRMERAQLEQNIRDSKERMEKLEGYWMEAQSLCKAVDEHLKETQAQYQTLERKYSKAKRLIKEYQQKEIEYLKKETAQRRAQEESEATHKEETDNLQEKITDLETKVDALKTPKPS
- the LOC130184742 gene encoding neurabin-2-like isoform X2 — its product is MMKTEPPSATGSNGASGGSSGGSGSSNLRSPSPHRNAYEAGLAALKKATDHLNNAANGGSEPASKPAPLPRPTGRGRRYGSNVHRIKNMFMQMQSPGDEEDGAKMIGKEQAVKLSLPRASSLNENVDHSALLKLGGTVSERVNRFDSKAGGEGGCSAMGLSKLQETRRIFEQRTLQAKVLPPGKDPEVETAGGVSTQGAELPEMTGSLQRSVEGVVASEEKEAFGQSGDQLSNSSYSSSSSVAVTSSSSSSEAKPESEAQPTATEARGSSTVAAPEREPQAGEQDDSTGGSEAGSRLVQAEVHASLENGEKEPPGSSPSEEDKGEEEEDENDDDGSRKEDYSEGDLVDISAYSGLGEEDSGGSQLDDEEDEEDEEAYQPETSCSEIAGLPEEEEPPPSNRKIQFSTEPIKVFTTYSNEDYDRRNDDVDPMAASAEYELEKRVEKLDLFPVELEKDSDGLGISIIGMGAGADMGLEKLGIFVKTVTEGGAAQRDGRIQVNDLIVEVDGTSLVGVTQSFAASVLRNTTGTVRFVIGREKPGEQSEVAQLIQQTLEQERWQREMMEQRYKQYMDDDEETGEYATDEEEEMSPVFPNSIEVFDLAENQEMLSPVELDPEKLAHKFKELQIKHAVTQAEIQLLKRKLAHAEQDKLRWRMERAQLEQNIRDSKERMEKLEGYWMEAQSLCKAVDEHLKETQAQYQTLERKYSKAKRLIKEYQQKEIEYLKKETAQRRAQEESEATHKEETDNLQEKITDLETKVDALKTPKPS